Within Spinacia oleracea cultivar Varoflay chromosome 4, BTI_SOV_V1, whole genome shotgun sequence, the genomic segment ATTGAGAATTCGGTAACATGGCTTGTTCTTAATGAGTAATAATTTGGTTAATTAAATGTGTAACTATTTGTCTTGGACTAAGTTAAGCTATTAAAAACGTAAAGTGGAACAATTTAAGAAGGGAAATGAAACCCGAAAATGGTGATGAACAGGTTGTCCTACTATATGTTGTTCTATTGAGTACATGTGTAGCTGCTCAATAGGATTCTAGTAGGTTTCGTATTTCTCTATCAACTCTCTATCATAAGTCTTCCTCCTAATCATGAAGtattagtgaggggtgtgcacactagggacattctgtCATCTGGATTACTTGGCCATCATTTAACGGTGACGCGCGACCCTTTCTTAGTAGGTGGTTACTTTGGGACTAGTCCCGGCCTACTAGCGTTCTCTTTCCCTctcttaaataaaatataaattgttGTTTGTCATTTGATTAACGGGTTTATTTAATTTGGTTACTATGTTTTATTTATGTTTAAATCTAAtagtttttaaaattaaattaattattttacgggatggagtcATAATTACTcagtttttctgatttttgggagtttgtctctctttctcttttcttaTGTAATTTGCAGGTTGAGTATGGGACACGACTCGAGTGAGGGCGAACGTTAGAATAATCACTTAGTCGAACAACTttttaagtttattattttcGTTGAACTTTTTCTTAGTTTTGGTTGTAataaatttcactaaatttagaccacttagttaataataataatcacgagttaattatatttattggTATACCGCATTCATTTTCGAGAGAAAATGGATGCTATGTAATactcccaaggtttggacgGTCGTTTTATCTATATTGGGAGGTCCAAATATTTGGGGTGTTACACTCTCTCTCTAGACTTTCTCTCTTTTAGGCTCATCTGATGTTCTCATATACTTATATGGCTACAAAGAAAAATAGATAGAATAGTAAATACAAAGtacatacttcgtataatgATTTTCTTTAGATCCCAATGAATATATCACTAgagtcactagtggaaaaaggcttatttgcatccccgcatttgccacgccattctaaacatgtgacgcaaatgacaatttttagcataaaatttagtcatttgcgtcgcagctttgttaaactgcgacgcaaatgactctaggatgccccccagagtcatttgcgtcgcagattagtaaaactgcgacgcaattaactcaatcaagtgcgtcgcagatttactaatctgcgacgcaaatgactctggggggcatcctagagtcatttgcgtcgcagtttagtaattctgcgacgcaaatgatgtTTTGTATTTTTTCTAAAATGCGATATTCCACAGCGCGCGACCTAAATTGAAACCCAATTGCAAAAGCTTCACCCCTCACTGCTTCAATTCCTTCCTCCAACTTCCTCGGCCTTCCTCGTCCTCCGCCGTCAACCTCGTCCTCCGCCGTCAACCTCCGTCTTCCTCGACCTGCTGTTCGTCTTCCTGCCGCGTCAACCTCCTCTTCGCACAGCTCATTGTCCTCCAACTTCCTGCTCGTCGCCGCCCCCTGATCGTCGTTCAACCCCCGGCCTCTTCACAGGTCACTGTCGCCGCTGCTTGCTAACGCCGTCGGCTGCCACGCCGCTGGCCCTCCTCTCTTCAATTGCTCCATCGATTAATTAGGtacatttaaattttattttgtggatattatttaattgaattttaattgtgcattttaattataattgtggatattatgtttgaattttaatggtacattttagttgaattttaagattgaattttaattgtggatattatttaattgaattttaattgtgcacatttaagatttaggttttgttgaattttaattgtagtttttggtgaattgtaatagttggttttgttgaaattatttgtttattacaattaggttttgttgaattaaggttatgaaatgaatttttgggtttgtttaggtttatgagatggtttgtgtaggttatgaaatgatgttttgggtttgctacaaaattcgggtttgtgaatttgtgatgtgaaatgaattgtactatgggaacttgttattagttatggtaggttttgttggaagccatggatttataatgatatgaatagcctagtttatattctaacctttgacaaaatttggtcatattgttttatctttagtggttgaaaatggatcggagttggatgtatggtagtaaacgattttctacaaggttcttacaagggattcaagagttcattaaggttgccttgaaacatcaatcagaacatgaatcaagtttaattctgtgtccttgttgtgattgcaataattcaagggggtatcgggatattgatgatattgttgatcacatagttcgtcgcggttttaagggtaactacacgacgtggacatggcatggtgagagcatagatcatggggcaagttctagtatgccgagctcgagtcagcataatcattgtgataatggtgatgataatgaaattgaggatgatattggtgttgaaagtgaggaagaagaggagaaagataggatagatgatatgatgcatgatgtggaagaccatcatttcgttgagcgtccccatatgtatgatagtataatcaaagcttccgcaacaccattatatcctggttctacacaaactgtacttggtgccgtcatcgaatatttcaacttaaaggtggaaaacggttggaccaacaagagtttttcacagtttttggaggccacgtctggtaatcttcctgaaggaaacaaacttccaaggtctaactatgaggcccagaagcttatgtgtcctttgggtatggattatgagaagatacacgcgtgtccaaatgattgcgtgttgtatcgaaagcagtatgcaaatctgcatgagtgtccaagatgcggattgtcccgttacaagatcgtggagaatgatgcaacatcaactaagaagaaaccttctccggctaaggtgctttggtatcttccaattataccaagatttaagcgccttttctcagaagagaaaactgcaaaactcttgaggtggcatgccgaggggaggaagaaagatgggttaatgaggcatcctgctgattctccacaatggaggaacattgatcgaaagtacaaggtctttagggaagaagttcggaatctcaggcttggtctttgcacggatggaatgaacccatttgggacacttagtacccaatatagcacttggtcggttcttctcaccatatacaatttgcctccttggttatgcatgaagcgtagatacatcatgttgtcgctcttaatctctgggcctaaacaacccggaaatgacatagatgtgtatctagagccactcattgaagatttgaaattgttgtgggatgaaggggtgttgatgtttgatgcatacaccaaaaccaatttcactttacgtgccatgattttttgtacgataaatgatttcccggcttatggaaatttgtcacggtattctgtaaagggaaagaaggcatgtccagtttgtcatgatgatttggtctcgaggcgcctaaaattttgtgggaaagatgtgtacatggattaccggatgtatcttcctgaagatcatccatttcgaaaagagaaggaagcttttaatggagaattggagatgagagaagctcctgcccccttatgtgcgtgtgaggtttatgaacgggttaaagacattgagacagagtttggtaagccttataaaggtcagccaagtggtggttacaagaagaggtctatcttttgggatctcccatattggagagatttggaagttaggcattgtttggatgtaatgcatattgagaaaaatgtttgtgatgccattgttgggacattgttgaatatgcaagggaaaacgaaggatgggcctaaagttagacaagatatggctgctatgggtcgctccgagttggcacctcaagaaaggggaaaacgctggtaccttcccccagcttgtttcaccttgtctaaaaaggagaaagttagcttttgtgagtctttgcatggcttaaaggtccctgccggttactcttcaaattttcgtagacttgtgtccatgtctgacttgaaattagttggaatgaaatctcatgattatcacgtgttgatgcaacaattgctgccggttgcaattcgagggatattgccgccacaagtgaggtataccattacaagattgtgtttctttttcaacacaatttgtagcaaggtgatcaatccaacaatactggatgatttgcaggctgatgtacttgagaccatgtgtcggtttgaaaagtattttccgccatcattctttgacatgatgcctcatttgattattcatcttgttcgtgaaattaagctttgtgggccagtttgtatgaggtacatgtatccctttgaacgggaaatgggtaccttgaaaaatagagtgatgaatccggccaaacctgaagctagtattgtccaacgaaccgtcgcggaggaagttgctgcatgggtttctcaatatatggcacgtttgaaagaagtcggagtaccaaagtctagacatgatgggagacttgggggtcaaggtacaattggcaagaaaaggatatcaatcagttctgaaatgatgtgtaaggttgagctgtttgtggtgcaaagtcttagtgaagtccatccatacgtggctgagcacatgaactttcttagagagcaatatccttcaaaaaatggtcctcaactgataaaagagcataatcgttcattcctcacatggttcaagcgtcgagtgatggatcaattttccgacacgcctaatgaggtatctgacatggtgagatggttggcatatggtcctaaatgtcaagtcatatcttatgaggggtacgacatcaatggctattctttttacacgaagcgacaagatgacaaaacgacgatgcaaaatagtggtgttacggcaatatgtttgtcttcagagtatgctagtgtaaaagatagaacacttgtagataagacgaactcttactatggagtcattgaagaaatattagagttggaatataagtattttaagattcctctattccggtgcaagtgggttgatattagtcgcGGTGTCAAAAAGGATGAACATGGGTACCTGACCCACAGGGACCGACCCACAGGGAAATGGGCAACGGATTACAAGAATCACATTGGCGAGATAAGTCGCGCAAAGGTTTCAATATTGATCAGAACCTGGGAAGATGTTTCACAAGGAATAAAAGACACTTTGTGGGAAGACGTCAaggtaaccggttttattttggaaattcagttgtacatatctacgtgtctttttcatgtgctaaaagactttcttgttccttttctttttctttcatttagagagaatttcatatcacagatgaaactaagaaagaagttgtcttaaagagttgtgataagcgttggagggaattcaaatcaagattgGCGACTGGTTGGATTCGGGGTACAAGGAAAAggccaaaagatgaaaagatgccatatgatttgtatagttatataactaaggatatatggaaggaatttgtgaagatacgtacctccgaagaagctgaggtataaaaattattcttatttaaagtcttgttataatctaagttttattttgttgtaataatttcttttacccccctaaaattaggaaataagtgagaaagcaagacaaagtcaatctttcaacatatatcctcatcatatgggacagaaatcatatgctgaaatgacaagtgaatggcagagaaaagggtacattccctcagtttcttcgtcatctgaaggttcctctgcgtctacaatttcttcaagtttgccgagtaggacatgtttatggcttcttgcaagatcgaaaccagatgagaaaggaaatccttacttgccggatgagggcacacaaaaggtcaaagaaaatattgtaagttcatttaacaattttgcgtaatgttgtgattcctctaatttcatatatgttcttaaatatgaaaccaagtgttgaacttttctcaaaaccatttgatttcatgtaggatgaatggaaaaggaaacaagatgaaggggaatttgttcccaaaagtgcacgagatgatgtcttatctcgtgcacttggtaagactaaagaagggagaccactaacatttggtggtggagtaggcatcaaagctgtgtgggggaccggagagcggcgtagctttcgacggtatggagatgcggagatggaggaaatggaagcaagagtgaccaaaagggtcaaagatgagacaatacaagagatgaactccaagatggatgccatggtcatggagaaatttatcacatttgctaaagaacttggtgtccaaataccaagccatatgaggatagacgcaaatgttcatagtagttgtcgttccgggggtttagatccatttgccgacattacggtatgataatttgtgtttttcaagtactttgtttctagttaattctattgaacttttctaacatgttacattgtatttgcgttattgttcaaaataaataataaggaacctgtcccgtgccatctatacctgaacataggctcggagaaagtctttgttgcctatggtaccatatgtccagagttgctccttgatcaccacaacgacgtcacgtccgataacgtgaaagtgagcgttgatgattttgagcccgcgtacaaagaagctcccgtccccgtgccttctcaatatattaagaaacttgctcaagctcatggtaccttcactcagtggccaaaacatttggtgtcgcttacgaatgaggaggtaactaacatatgcatgataatttgaagtagaactattataccatgtatgctcactaatatgtatatcgttatttgaaaatcatacctcaggtaaacaagcctacaagtaaagagcctaaagggaaagggaacaaagggaaagagatagtggttgggggaagtggaacaaaagcgtccaacactaaatcaaaaacctatttccttgaaaattataaagtgcaaaatttgagtggtaagtgcaatgtgatgaaaactatgatgttgggattaaaagaaggggagcacgttaaggtacattgcactaaaaggacattcaatatggaaaaggactttgaaattagtgtcaccgttgaagacaccgatcaacttctctcgggagcatggctcaatatatcaataatacaagtttttgctacgtgagttacctaaattcatattttgcccctaaatttgatttttatgattgtcttaacgttcttacactctatattatagggctttgagtgagttgtgttttcacgatgattgtcaccccaatagtattggattcatgtgcccggagatgatctcggccaccatgttaaagtccgatgcagatcgaattctattgtacatcacgaggtccatgagtgcacttagttctaagacattcatcttatgtccatactacgaaaagtatgaaaattactttgaacttcgtttttaattgattgttataaatttaacttttttttttctaactacatacgtttattgtttgtatgtaggagtcactggatgcttttagttctttgcttgtctaaacgtgaggtctacatatttgattctcaacagaagaagagaaatttgatgattaaggagccactaaacaagtaagtaaagtatgcatatgaaaatgccatttttgccaaaatttttgccttaggttctttagttcaaagttgggttcgaaaacatcatttttgcctaaaaatgacctaggacgacccaaatagccttaaatgtgaaataatagattgtaaagggacttagaaagttataactatgcatatgagacgtgtaataagtttgaaaacattccttaggttctttggttcaaagttgggttcgaaaacatcatttttgcctaaaaatgacctaggacgacccaaatagccttaaatgtgaaataatagattgtaaagggacttagaaagttataactatgcatatgagacgtgtaataagtttgaaaacattccttaggttctttggttcaaagttgggttcgaaaacatcatttttgcctaaaaatgacctaggacgacccaaatagccttaaatgtgaaataatagattgtaaagggccttagaaagttataactatgcatatgagacgtgtaataagtttgaaaacattccttaggttctttggttcaaagttgggttcgaaaacatcatttttgcctaaaaatgacctaggacgacccaattagccttaaatgtgaaataatagattgtaaagggacttagaaagttataactatgcatatgagacgtgtaataagtttgaaaacattccttaggttctttggttcaaagttgggttcgaaaacatcatttttgcctaaaaatgacctaggacgacccaaatagccttaaatgtgaaataatagattgtaaagggccttagaaagttataactatgcatatgagacgtgtaataagtttgaaaacattccttaggttctttggttcaaagttgggttcgaaaacatcatttttgcctaaaaatgacctaggacgacccaattagccttaaatgtgaaataatagattgtaaagggacttagaaagttataactatgcatatgagacgtgtaataagtttgaaaacattccttaggttctttggttcaaagttgggttcgaaaacatcatttttgcctaaaaatgacctaggacgacccaaatagccttaaatgtgaaataatagattgtaaagggccttagaaagttataactatgcatatgagacgtgtaataagtttgaaaacattccttaggttctttggttcaaagttgggttcgaaaacatcatttttgcctaaaaatgacctagaacgacccaattagccttaaatgtgactactacgtatataattgtatttacatgtgtaaataaagtatataattgcacttacatgtaaaatattctttgcatttacatgtgtaaacaaagtatatataattgcatattttatcgaatgtgtagtgcttttcggagttacaagagactaggtggacaatctaagggaactaaattaacatggattccagcacaggtatatatatataattagtttattatttacctaagaaataagtttttcaaaattataacatacaatgtgatagaaattttac encodes:
- the LOC130459775 gene encoding ubiquitin-like-specific protease 1 → MKTMMLGLKEGEHVKVHCTKRTFNMEKDFEISVTVEDTDQLLSGAWLNISIIQVFATALSELCFHDDCHPNSIGFMCPEMISATMLKSDADRILLYITRSMSALSSKTFILCPYYEKSHWMLLVLCLSKREVYIFDSQQKKRNLMIKEPLNNAFRSYKRLGGQSKGTKLTWIPAQCAQQPGSLDCGYYVMRFMYDIIMNHGNSQDLTKDFSRTLPYSPEEINEVKDFWADYFMNNVEFLA